DNA sequence from the Osmia lignaria lignaria isolate PbOS001 chromosome 2, iyOsmLign1, whole genome shotgun sequence genome:
GGAGTTCCTAAACATCGTTGGGAAAATTGATTTAATAGAGCTTCTGGAGTGGGCAATAATGGTTCCAACATTTCTGGAATaggttctttctcttctttatccTCGGCAGACTTAAAAATTTCCACCAGCTCTTgtgcactttttattttttccaaagGATGTTCATTTTTATCCCATAATATTAAAGATGCTAGTTGCTGTACTCGTAAATATAAAGATCTTCCTTGCGATTCAgatgcaattaaattttctaagaaCAATATAGTTAAATCTACAACAGATTGAGCTTCTGGATCTTCTAAGACAGAAATATGCTCTAGTAATGATCGTAATGCATCAGGATTATTTTCTAAACAGCTTTTTACATGGTATAAACCATAATTATGACTAATAAGAGAGAGAAGTATTCGAAGTGTACTTTGTAATATCTCAGTTTCAAATTTCGTACTACTAGCTAGTATATCGATAAGGGCAGCCAGAATGAACAAAAGTGGTTCTTTACTAGGTACCGAATGTGTAAGTCTTTTTTCAAAGGGTTCATTTGTGTCTTCTTGCATAAGACTTAACGTACAGTCACATAAAGTTTCAAAGATACCAAGAATTTCGTGTtgcattctaatatcatttgtatttttaagTGCTATGCACATCATTTCAATGACAGGTGGATATTTCTGATCAGATTTCACTTGCGCTCTAGACGCAGGACTAGTTAAAGTTAACAAAGTGGCTTTCATAGGTGCATGCCTCGCAAGTTCGCCAAGTAACGCAAGAATTAAAACATTAGTTTCTAAAGGAGTAGCAGCTATAATACCATCTAATAAACATCTTCCTACGAGTAAAGCTGTAGGTGCTGCTAAATCACTTAATTGCTTACATACTTTTGCCAGAAGGACTAATAAATCTTTGTTCCAACTGGCGCAAAGCAATCGCAATGTTTCAGTTAAATTACTAGCTTGAGCTTGTAAATGAGCAGACCAGAGCTTTCTAAGCCCTAAGACTCGGGCGGCATCTTCGGTCATAGTTTCTTTCAAAGTTAAAATCGGTGGTAACAACCTTGTTAAGAGTTTTAAGCCAGGTATAAAATTACATGGACTCAAAGAAACCATTTTAAGCACTTCACCTAACATTTGTGTCCATAATGATTTTGCTACATTTCCTGATCCATCCGAGTCTACAGCCTGCGTGAATACCAAAAGTGTTCCTACTATTTCTTCGGATAAAGTTTGTACAATTCTAATAGGGGGGATAGCTTCGACTAACGAATATACCCCAAGTAATGGAACTACAGCTGTTAAATCTTTAAAATCTGTGGCCATACATTTTACAAGACGCTCCAGTAAGGCTCTTGTTAATCTTATACATGGAAGAAGTAACGCGACTAATGCCAAACCTCTTCGACCTGTTAGAGCTGCACGGTGTAAAAATGGTTGTtcataaaattctgaaatatttgcCATAACAGCGATAAGAGCTGTTAAACCGTCGGCAGCAAATAACTGAGTTAATgcatttctatattttaattcaatGTAAGGTTCCATTGGATCAATGTCGTTAGTCGAAGGAAAAACAAGATAATACAAAATTCTACATGCTGTAATTAACTGTCCTGGAAGGGAAGCAGCCTTATCTGCATTTTTTCTGATACATGTAACAAGCGGAGAAACATCTCCATAATTCCAATGCGATGGTTGCGCTGCTACAGACAAATATGATGTAACATCTTTTAAAACAGCCTGAACTCgtgatttttctaaaataattgcaGCGCGATTTTGAAATACTTCAACTCGATCAGAATAACGTATTGTTGCTGATACAATTTCCGCAGAGAATTCACAAAGATTTGGATCAGAAAGATAGGGTATCAAAATATCAATGAATTCCCCTGTAGAAAGAACTGTTATTATAGCCTGCAAGCCTTCAGGAAATATTAAAACAGAATGAAGTTTGTTTAATGCTATCCAATCAGTAGGTTGATATTTTAAACGTAATAAATATTGAACAACCTGAAGCCGCCAAGCTAAAACTGAACCTGCTCCAGGCAATTCGTATTTCAAagctttcaaaattaatttcgtaACTTCTGGTTCCtttaacaaatataataaacCTTCTTTTGTGTCTGAAACACGTAGCAGAAAACGACGAGtagctttaattaaatttaaatctgaTTTTGGAGAAGTGAGCGCAAACAAAATATGATAGAGAAGTTTATGATGCTCGAAATATGCTATTAAATGACATCGAGGATTTCGGTTATGTTCACGTTCGAATTCCATTTGTGCACCCGCAGGAAGCTGACGTTTTGGTTGAGCCATTAATGTTGGTGCACATACATATGTGTTTGATAATTCAGTGATGGCTAATTCATCAAGTTCTTTCAATTCGTCAAGAAATTCGTACGTGTGTACTTTTCGCAACAATGAACTTAAGGCATACTTTAATCTTGCTAATTTTGCCGTGTCCAGCATCGTTAAAgcatttttgtataaattattgtttGATTTA
Encoded proteins:
- the vir gene encoding VIR_N domain-containing protein is translated as MDNTELLFFDTFSHDISEELNLDLVQFPKPVYISEVRIIPLGARVQADFPGGVRLGATNPSQFEIEFFVNDLSKPGASTFESLGELEYKQNIHIQLECERKQIPTDGLVLRGWYTTITLAVYGTLTKSLNNPQEIISSAAGSAACVTGLEEVVENTIQISEQQSEWYYENQAQSNSNETCVAATPPLPIQPIQIVESSRNSTSDTGKTDVGHWEEDVTNSTLKSTKRPSSPPSESLVSLSPESISAEEEEGEQDGGEQETGEPFEPILSDEDIMTDDIPAAAEYECDNAQLNDIYSLNPPDLLELDESLNIVEECHISKEMLDKIHEILQSLSKSVLHFNNASGQEKETFVHNCESLCAILSPFHLNNTDFSDLANIVNAGLDTDLARAQPQPAYKVRHVKVGVRLAETLCKLPQGPDILLKVDAPYKLLALCMRENVALPVKLSALRTLDAALISPIIVQEFLKSNNNLYKNALTMLDTAKLARLKYALSSLLRKVHTYEFLDELKELDELAITELSNTYVCAPTLMAQPKRQLPAGAQMEFEREHNRNPRCHLIAYFEHHKLLYHILFALTSPKSDLNLIKATRRFLLRVSDTKEGLLYLLKEPEVTKLILKALKYELPGAGSVLAWRLQVVQYLLRLKYQPTDWIALNKLHSVLIFPEGLQAIITVLSTGEFIDILIPYLSDPNLCEFSAEIVSATIRYSDRVEVFQNRAAIILEKSRVQAVLKDVTSYLSVAAQPSHWNYGDVSPLVTCIRKNADKAASLPGQLITACRILYYLVFPSTNDIDPMEPYIELKYRNALTQLFAADGLTALIAVMANISEFYEQPFLHRAALTGRRGLALVALLLPCIRLTRALLERLVKCMATDFKDLTAVVPLLGVYSLVEAIPPIRIVQTLSEEIVGTLLVFTQAVDSDGSGNVAKSLWTQMLGEVLKMVSLSPCNFIPGLKLLTRLLPPILTLKETMTEDAARVLGLRKLWSAHLQAQASNLTETLRLLCASWNKDLLVLLAKVCKQLSDLAAPTALLVGRCLLDGIIAATPLETNVLILALLGELARHAPMKATLLTLTSPASRAQVKSDQKYPPVIEMMCIALKNTNDIRMQHEILGIFETLCDCTLSLMQEDTNEPFEKRLTHSVPSKEPLLFILAALIDILASSTKFETEILQSTLRILLSLISHNYGLYHVKSCLENNPDALRSLLEHISVLEDPEAQSVVDLTILFLENLIASESQGRSLYLRVQQLASLILWDKNEHPLEKIKSAQELVEIFKSAEDKEEKEPIPEMLEPLLPTPEALLNQFSQRCLGTPDLTSKRPKKFTFASANQASNENTVDLLALAAELLPADFNLLTEAQNLCSKTPPDDATQPLQSKTQTDDQETRDVQKQSSPVSKIKQPFVTPMRGRTQFTSSLRGGPVVGSVGRGADPFRSRPPNTSRPPSLHVDDFVALETCGAQPTGPTGYNKLSIRGTCPSRAISTGTRSRPWTQEPRPPYLR